One window of Aphelocoma coerulescens isolate FSJ_1873_10779 chromosome 17, UR_Acoe_1.0, whole genome shotgun sequence genomic DNA carries:
- the TOR2A gene encoding prosalusin isoform X1 codes for MAPAAAPGPLRLLLVLLAAAARPAAAWDLWALRCGFSADCECGFGPDLRGLEFDLATSLVGQPLVRQQVMKGVREFLENPNPVKPLVMSFHGSTGTGKTYVSSMLIRYLFQSGLQSPYVHHFSPIVHFPHAEQIEQYKESLKRWIQGNLTNCGRSAFLFDEMDKMHPGLIDVIMPFLGPSWVVYGTNYRKAIFIFISNAGGEQINNVTLALWRARKDREEISLQDLEPAISKAMFENPQSGFWKSGIINEHLIDFVVPFLPLKHHHVKQCVVSELVQQGLEVRPGVVQEVADSIPYFPEEEKLFSSTGCKTVASRISFFF; via the exons ATGGCCCCTGCAGCGGCTCCGGGCCCGCTCCGGCTCCTGTTGGTGCTGCTggcggccgccgcccgccccgccgccgcctggGACCTGTGGGCGCTGCGCTGCGGCTTCTCGGCGGACTGCGAGTGTGGCTTCGGGCCCGACCTGCGCG GTCTGGAGTTTGACTTGGCCACCAGCCTGGTGGGGCAGCCCCTGGTGAGGCAGCAGGTGATGAAGGGGGTGAGGGAGTTCCTGGAGAACCCGAATCCAGTGAAACCCCTCGTGATGTCCTTCCATGGCTCGACGGGAACAGGCAAAACCTACGTGAGCTCCATGCTCATCCGCTACCTCTTCCAGAGTGGGCTCCAGAGCCCCTATGTTCACCATTTCTCCCCCATAGTGCATTTCCCCCACGCTGAGCAGATAGAGCAGTACAAG GAAAGCCTGAAGCGCTGGATCCAAGGGAACTTGACCAACTGTGGACGGTCAGCCTTTCTCTTTGATGAGATGGACAAGATGCACCCAGGCCTGATTGATGTGATCATGCCATTCCTGGGACCCTCATGGGTTGTGTACGGGACCAACTACCGCAAAgccatcttcatcttcatcag CAATGCAGGAGGGGAGCAGATCAACAACGTGACATTGGCTCTGTGGCGTGCTCGCAAGGACAGGGAGGAGATCAGCCTGCAGGACCTGGAGCCAGCCATCTCCAAGGCCATGTTTGAAAACCCTCAGA GTGGCTTCTGGAAATCTGGGATCATTAATGAACATCTCATTGATTTTGTTGTGCCTTTCCTGCCACTGAAGCACCACCACGTAAAGCAGTGCGTAGTCAGCGAGCTTGTCCAGCAAGGCCTCGAAGTACGTCCAGGTGTTGTCCAGGAAGTGGCTGACAGCATCCCCTACTTCCCAGAAGAAGAGAAATTATTCTCATCAACAGGCTGCAAAACAGTGGCCTCTCGcatcagttttttcttctag
- the TOR2A gene encoding prosalusin isoform X2 → MAPAAAPGPLRLLLVLLAAAARPAAAWDLWALRCGFSADCECGFGPDLRGLEFDLATSLVGQPLVRQQVMKGVREFLENPNPVKPLVMSFHGSTGTGKTYVSSMLIRYLFQSGLQSPYVHHFSPIVHFPHAEQIEQYKESLKRWIQGNLTNCGRSAFLFDEMDKMHPGLIDVIMPFLGPSWVVYGTNYRKAIFIFISNAGGEQINNVTLALWRARKDREEISLQDLEPAISKAMFENPQSESMELSSSCSPTAQHRWLLEIWDH, encoded by the exons ATGGCCCCTGCAGCGGCTCCGGGCCCGCTCCGGCTCCTGTTGGTGCTGCTggcggccgccgcccgccccgccgccgcctggGACCTGTGGGCGCTGCGCTGCGGCTTCTCGGCGGACTGCGAGTGTGGCTTCGGGCCCGACCTGCGCG GTCTGGAGTTTGACTTGGCCACCAGCCTGGTGGGGCAGCCCCTGGTGAGGCAGCAGGTGATGAAGGGGGTGAGGGAGTTCCTGGAGAACCCGAATCCAGTGAAACCCCTCGTGATGTCCTTCCATGGCTCGACGGGAACAGGCAAAACCTACGTGAGCTCCATGCTCATCCGCTACCTCTTCCAGAGTGGGCTCCAGAGCCCCTATGTTCACCATTTCTCCCCCATAGTGCATTTCCCCCACGCTGAGCAGATAGAGCAGTACAAG GAAAGCCTGAAGCGCTGGATCCAAGGGAACTTGACCAACTGTGGACGGTCAGCCTTTCTCTTTGATGAGATGGACAAGATGCACCCAGGCCTGATTGATGTGATCATGCCATTCCTGGGACCCTCATGGGTTGTGTACGGGACCAACTACCGCAAAgccatcttcatcttcatcag CAATGCAGGAGGGGAGCAGATCAACAACGTGACATTGGCTCTGTGGCGTGCTCGCAAGGACAGGGAGGAGATCAGCCTGCAGGACCTGGAGCCAGCCATCTCCAAGGCCATGTTTGAAAACCCTCAGAGTGAGTCCATGGAGCTGAGCTCTTCTTGTagccccacagcccagcacag GTGGCTTCTGGAAATCTGGGATCATTAA
- the PTRH1 gene encoding peptidyl-tRNA hydrolase isoform X2, producing MPAAELAGRARALVGRAGPRAMVAGLGNYGLWGTRHSVGMEVLDRLARQLAVAEGWRMDKRCCADVTLATAHGLELVLLKPRRFMNLNGLSVASAAEIYNLGPEDIYLVHDDLDKALGKVAIKLGGSARGHNGVQSCINALHSNEMTRLRIGIGRPEGDVTVPNYVLSLFSAGEREKLEQILAQAVTCLLEHIQSRVPAEPGDRGWHKTPGDPCG from the exons ATGCCGGCGGCCGAGCTGgcggggcgcgcgcgcgcgctcgtggggcgggcggggccgcgcgccatg GTGGCCGGCCTGGGCAACTACGGGCTGTGGGGCACACGGCACAGCGTGGGCATGGAGGTGCTGGACCGGCTGGCCCGGCAGCTGGCGGTGGCCGAGGGCTGGCGAATGGACAAGCGGTGCTGCGCTGACGTGACCCTGGCCACGGCCCACGGCCTAGAGCTGGTGCTGCTCAAGCCACGGAGGTTCATGAACCTCAATGGGCTCAGCGTcgccagtgctg CTGAGATCTACAACCTTGGCCCAGAAGACATTTACCTGGTTCACGACGACCTGGACAAGGCCCTGGGCAAGGTGGCAATCAAGCTGGGAGGCAGCGCAAG GGGACACAACGGGGTCCAATCCTGCATCAATGCTTTGCACTCCAAC GAGATGACCCGGCTCAGAATTGGCATTGGGCGGCCAGAGGGTGATGTGACAGTGCCCAACTATGTCCTGTCTCTGTTCAGTGCTGGGGAGCGGGAGAAGCTGGAGCAGATCCTGGCCCAGGCAGTGACCTGCCTGCTGGAGCACATACAGAGCCGAgtgcctgcagagccaggggacaggggctggCACAAAACCCCTGGGGACCCTTGTGGCTGA
- the PTRH1 gene encoding peptidyl-tRNA hydrolase isoform X1: MLGGIRPVQGSGASWWPVRALLTPYTQVAGLGNYGLWGTRHSVGMEVLDRLARQLAVAEGWRMDKRCCADVTLATAHGLELVLLKPRRFMNLNGLSVASAAEIYNLGPEDIYLVHDDLDKALGKVAIKLGGSARGHNGVQSCINALHSNEMTRLRIGIGRPEGDVTVPNYVLSLFSAGEREKLEQILAQAVTCLLEHIQSRVPAEPGDRGWHKTPGDPCG; this comes from the exons ATGCTGGGGGGGATCAGGCCCGTGCAGGGGTCAGGGGCCTCATGGTGGCCCGTCAGAGCCCTGTTGACACCTTACACGCAGGTGGCCGGCCTGGGCAACTACGGGCTGTGGGGCACACGGCACAGCGTGGGCATGGAGGTGCTGGACCGGCTGGCCCGGCAGCTGGCGGTGGCCGAGGGCTGGCGAATGGACAAGCGGTGCTGCGCTGACGTGACCCTGGCCACGGCCCACGGCCTAGAGCTGGTGCTGCTCAAGCCACGGAGGTTCATGAACCTCAATGGGCTCAGCGTcgccagtgctg CTGAGATCTACAACCTTGGCCCAGAAGACATTTACCTGGTTCACGACGACCTGGACAAGGCCCTGGGCAAGGTGGCAATCAAGCTGGGAGGCAGCGCAAG GGGACACAACGGGGTCCAATCCTGCATCAATGCTTTGCACTCCAAC GAGATGACCCGGCTCAGAATTGGCATTGGGCGGCCAGAGGGTGATGTGACAGTGCCCAACTATGTCCTGTCTCTGTTCAGTGCTGGGGAGCGGGAGAAGCTGGAGCAGATCCTGGCCCAGGCAGTGACCTGCCTGCTGGAGCACATACAGAGCCGAgtgcctgcagagccaggggacaggggctggCACAAAACCCCTGGGGACCCTTGTGGCTGA